The Rickettsiella endosymbiont of Dermanyssus gallinae genomic interval ACTGCCAATAGGAAGCCAAATAAACTGCCTCCTACAATGTTGTATAAAGCAATCCAGGGGTTACCCAAAGCGGCTATCACGACAACGGGCAATATGATCCATAATAAGACAATAGCCCCTTCTTTTGCGCCCTTGCGTAAGGTCACTAAAGCGATGATGACGTTACTTACCCAGCCTAATAAAGGCACCATGGTAAATAACAGGCCTATTATAATCGCCTGCTGGCGGCCTCGCATAACATAGCTGGCACAGCGATGCAGAAACCCCGCCATTTTAGCCTCTCAAAAAAGTTTAAACCAAATATTGGTGTTTATCGCAATAAGGCAATAAGGCTAAAAAACGTGCTCGTTTAATCGCTTGGGTTAATTTGCGCTGAAAACGCGCTTTAGTGCCCGTAATACGACTAGGAACAATATTGGCCGTCTCAGTAATATAGTTCTTTAAAAGATTAGTATCTTTATAGTCTATCTCTGTCATACCTTCCGCAGAAAAACGGCAGTATTTGCGACGTCTATTGGTGTAATTACTCATAAAAACCTCTGAAAATTAAAAAAATAAGCTTAATCTCTATGCTCGTCTGCTAAGGCACTTACCTCAACCGAATTTCGTGCATATTCTCGTCTGTTTTCTTGACCTTGTGCTTCTTTACCCTTGGCCAAGGGAGAGGCTTCTTTAATAGCTCGATCTTGCTGAATAATCAGTTGGCGTAAAACAGCATCGTTAAAACGGAAGTTTTCTGTGAGTTCTGCCATAGCCTCTTGCCCACACTCAACATTCATTAATATATAGTGAGCTTTTAGAAGCTTATGAATAGGGTAAGCGAGTTGTCTGCGGCCCCAGTCTTCCAGGCGGTGAACATCTCCGCCGCTGTTTTTAACAATGGTGGTATACCGCTGTACCATAGCAGGCACTTGATCGCTTTGATCAGGGTGAATTAAAAGTACAATTTCATAATGACGCATAATAGTCTCTCGGTTAATTAGCCTCCCATATCAACGTGGTGAGGCGAGTCTCGAGGGGGAATCCCCCTGGAGCGGGCATTATACGGTCGACTTCATTAAGATGCAATAAAACCCAAGCGGCTTGACAGCCCTGGCTACCCCGCCTAGCATTCGGCTTTCAAATTTACTCGCTAGTATGAGCCTTATGGATTTAACGCCTATTCAATCATTGGTTAAAGCCGATTTTGCTAGGGTCGATAGCTTAATCGACCAATGTCTACACTCCGAAATCCCCTTGATCCCCCAATTGGCCAAACATCTCATTCACAGCGGTGGGAAACGCTTACGCCCCTTAATTGTACTCCTGAGTGCCGGCGCCTTTGGTTACCAGGGTGAAGCCCACTTACAATTGGCTGCCACCTTGGAGCTTATCCATACCGCTACTTTGCTGCATGACGACGTTATCGATGCCTCAGAACTACGCCGTGGGAAAAAAACAGCCAATACCCTATGGGGTAACTCAGCTAGTATTTTAGTAGGCGACTTTCTTTACTCCCGAGCCTTCCAGCTGATGGTGAAAGTCAACAATCTACGTGTACTACAATCACTGGCCGATGCCACTAACACACTCTCCCAATCAGAAATATTGCAATTAGTTAACTGCCATAATCCTGAGCTCGATGAAACTCAATATTTAAAAATAGTCGCTGGTAAAACGGGCATCCTATTTTCCATCGCCGCAGAACAGCCCGCTATCTTAGCTGAACGTAGTGAAGCGGAGATTACCGCCATGCTCAACTATGGATTACAGCTAGGCATCGCTTTCCAATTAATCGACGATACCCTGGATTACATCGGCTCAGCGACACGCATCGGCAAAGCCAAAGGCGATGATCTGGCAGAGGGAAAAACAACCTTACCTCTAATTTATGCCTTACAACACGCCGATAAAAACCAAGCCCAATTAATTCATGAAGCGATTTCGCAAGGTGAACGAAAATATTTAAAAGATATTATCCACATTATTAAAGCTAGCGGTGCTATTGATTACACCTATCAACGCGCAAAAGAACATGCGGCAAAAGCCATCGCCAGCTTGGAAATAATTCCGGATTCTATCTATAGACAAGCACTTGCCACACTGGCTGAATTTGCGACAACACGAGCACATTAGTACAGCTTTTAATCGTTAGCATGCACAAGCATTCTAAATTTATTTATATCAAGTGAGTCGCTATGCTCCCGAAGAATTTCGGCCATCGTGCCCCCGAAATTCGTTCGCATGACGCGACTGAAATTAGGCCGCGATACGTCCTGCGTCCGGCACGCACTCACTCCTTCGGAGTTCATGCCCGTGCCTCCCACAAATGACTTTACGGCGTGATGCGTTTCCTGCTTCGCCCGTCAACGCACGCCTATCGCGGGCTCTTCGACTTCGCATTGCTTTCACAATGCTTTCCTGTCTCATCGAATGCAGAAACCCGCGCCAACAAACTTGTAGGCTTGTGCATTGTTGGCTTTTTTTCTGTAGAAATCGGCTGATTATTCCCTGCTAAAGTTTTAGTTTGCCAAAAGCCTGTCATTTTTTTTCCGCAGCCATCTTTACTACTATTACCAGGTTGAGAATTAAAACCATTTTCTGTTGTATGCAAGTTTTGCTGACTTCCAGTAAGAGATGTCACCGATACTGCCTGAGCATTTTCCTTCGACGTGTTTTGTCTTGTTTGAGGCGACGCTTTAGTAGACCCCACTGCTTGTTCAGCAGTATCATCTCTTTTAGCTCTAGAATTTTCATCTACATATTTAAACATATTTATTAATGATGCATTATCATATTTAGAAATACCCTCAACCCTTAATGCTTGTATCGTTTTCAATATCACTTGTACTTGCGCACGAAACTTAACATTTTGAAGTTTAAAATTATATTTTTTCACTTCCTCAAAAGTCTCATCAAGCTGATGAAGCAAACTAACTTGCTTTTTTTCAAGTTGTTGGCCCAACCATTTTTGCCAAGCTTTTTTCCAGATTTTTTTTTCCCACTGCCACCAATAAAGATATTGTTTCTTAAGTGAACAACGCGATTGTTGTAACAATTGATACTGCGTGCTTAATGTGAGTAACTCGGGGTAACCCTTGCATATCGGTTTTAATAGGATCGTATCATGGACGGGCTGTAACAAAAGCTGAGCCAATACCGCTTGTTGCTCTTCTAAAAATTGTAACTTTAGCTTATTACCCCAAGAAAACCAAAACCATTTCCTATTATCCTTTGACATAAGGGCAAGTAACGCATTGGGCGTTAAAAAGCGACTACCTGAGATCGTAATAGTAGTCAATTCTTCGGCATCAAAGCTTTTTTTAGCTTGATACCAGGCTAGTTCATAAAGTTGGCTTTTATGAGATGCATCACCGTATTTTTCGATAGCACGCTGCATACGATTAAAGGTATTTGCATCTAAACTCGTCTTATACTCAGGCAATTTAAAATTAATTAAGCCTAACCATTCACTCTGCAGCGCTAATGTGTAACTCGCATCATCACAAGTCACTTGACCTTGTTGTTCTACCGTTTTTAATCGTAATAATAAAGCAGCAAGCGCCTCTTTACGTAATAACTCGCGTTTTTCTAACTCTTTTTTTAAAAATGATTCATATGCTTCAGCTATAAAAGCAGGAAGGCGCAAAAAAGGAATCCAGGTTTGCTGTTTTCGTTGTAACTCTTTATCTGCTTGTAAAAAAAACTGCTGAGAATTAATAACGATACTAAGTAAACATAATAACCCCTCACTCGAATGATATTGATAAGGCCTATAAATATTCCAATTTTGACGCACCTGACTAAAATAGTATCTAACTGATTCGTTTTTTTGATTAATTTTCTCTTCAACCGCCAACCAAATTTCCTCATTACTTAATGTGGTTAATAAGCGACTCTCCCAACTTAATCGATACGAAATAGCCTGATTAATAGTTATTTTTTGAGCGCTATCACGAAAAGAAGATATTTCTTTCGACCCGGGTCGAGATCTTGTTTTAGCTGAGGTTTTATACTGCCTTTTACAATTTGTAGTAAAAGCTGGCCTATAATCAGCAGAATCTCGAATTAACTGAGCACTTTTATTAAAAAGAGCTAACACCTCTGGCTGTAAATGAAACAAACCCCAAGTTTTATTTAATTTTAATTTTTTTCGATAGGTTTGATTGAAAGACGTAATAACATTGGCTAGATTGAACATAGTAGAACTTCCTTGTTGCTATAATCTCTCCGTTTTATTACTTTTATTTTCCTAGATTACCCCACTCTATACAAATACAACAGCATATATCTCTTGGGTAAATTTTGTTAATTATAATTTTACTCATAATAGCTTTAAAAACAGACCTAATCGTTTTAATCAAACGGACATACTCGGATAATATGGCCATCGGGATCTTCGACAAGGAAAGTACGGCCAAAAACCTCAGTACAAAGTTCTTGCATAATCTTAATGTCTGGATTTTTTTCCCATTCCGCAAAAAGATTCTCTACCGCTTCATTCGTAGCCAACATAATACCAATTTCAGAAAAACGTGGAATACTGCGATCAGGTTTTGCCCCGCCTGTCCAAATGGCGAATGCAGCTTTACTATCAGCAGCAAATGCCACATAACGCGGACTTGAAAACACGGGATCCGCATTAAAAATATATTTATAAAACGCGGTTGAACGTTCGATATCAGACACGTAGACCAACTGAAGGTTAGGTTTTGGAGATATTGTCATTTGAAATACCCATGTAAGTTATACACAAATGAGGATTAAACATGAATTTCACACTTCACCCTACTTTTAAACTAATGTTCCAGAATTGTACCGGGCTAAAATCTCTTATAATTAACACGCCATTGGTTAAATTTTATAATTATAGTGGCTTAAAATCTATCTATATCGAATACATTTAATTCAATTTGCTTGCTGTCACTTTAATTACTAACATAAATAAAGACTAACACCATGGAGGGTTATATATAATGGACATAAAAACAACTTGGCGCGCAAACAACGAAGCTTACCGTATCAAAAATCAAGAAATGATCGGGCTAAAAGTTCTACAAACGATAGGATTGAATCAATTTTACACCAAAATCGATCTCAATATGAGTGACGAAATGTTGAATGAGATACCGCTTCTTACTCAAACTTCAAATTGAACATTAAGTCTTACCCAGATAAAAAATTTGCTCTTATCGCATCAAACCCAATGCGGTACTTATCTTTACGGGTTTGCTCTAAATAAATTTCTACAACTATTCCCTCATCCGCTCACGCGCCCCTCATGTTATTTACGCGCTGAATATAAAGCCAGCCATAGAATGCTAAGCTGCTAATTTACCTTTAAAAAAAAACCTGTTAAGTTACCAGTCAATTTTAGGAACCATTATTTCTATGACGCAGCGCTGTATCATTATTGGCATCGCCGGTGCTTCGGCCTCAGGCAAAAGTTTATTGGCCAACACCATCGTAAAAGAGCTGGGCTCGGAACAAGTAGCCGTTATCGCTGAAGACTCCTATTATAAGGATAACAGTGCCCTCACCTCTGAAGAACGTACTCAGGTTAATTATGACCATCCCGATGCGTTTGATCATGCCCTGTTAATTGACCACTTAAAGCAATTACAAGCCGGAAAATCGGTTGAAATCCCTATCTATAATCACACTCTGCATATTCGTGAACAACAAACTCGCTGTGTAGGACCTCATTCCATTATTGTTTTAGAGGGTATCTTACTCTTCGCTGAGCTTGCCCTACGAGAACGTATGGATATCCGTATTTATATGGACACTCCTTTAGATATATGCTTAATTCGGCGTATTAAACGCGATGTCGTTGAGCGAGGAAGAGAAATGGAGTCTGTATTAGCCCAATATCAAGCGACTGTTCGGCCTATGTATTCACAATTCATCGAGCCTTCTAAACATTATGCTGATATCATTATCCCTCGTGGTGGCGAAAATAGAATTGCTATTGATATGCTCAAAGCAAAAATACGTGAATTGTTAATTGATTTTAGTGAAAAAAATTAAGGGGAAAGATCATGGGCCTACTTGATAATAAACGTGCTTTAATCGTCGGATTAGCCAGCGATCGATCGATTGCTTATGGCATCGCTGAAGCAATGCACCGCGAAGGCGCAAGCTTAGCATTTGCTTACCAAGGCGAAAAGCTCAAAGAACGTGTCACCAAAATGGCAAAAAACGATTTTAATTCCGAGCTTGTATTCCCCTGCGATGTGAGCAGCGATGAAGAAATTGAAAATCTTTTCAAGGCATTAGGCAAACATTGGGATGGCTTAGATATCTTAGTTCACTCCGTCGCTTATGCTCCAGCCGATCAACTTCAAGGTGATTATTTAGAACATACTAATCGCGAAGGCTTCAGAATTGCGCATGATATTAGTAGCTATAGCTTAGTGGGTTTAGCTAAAGCGGCTTTTCCACTCATGAAAGATAGACCCCATGGTGGTGCTATTTTAACACTAAGTTACCTTGGCGCAGAAAAAGCACTGCAAAACTATAATATTATGGGCTTAGCCAAAGCGAGTTTAGAAGCAAATGTCCGTTATTTAGCGAACAGCTTGGGCCCTAAAAAAATTCGCGTCAATGCCGTTTCGGCCGGACCTATTCGCACATTGGCGGCATCAGGCATTTCAGGATTTAGAAAAATCCTTAACTATAACGAAGCCGTTACACCACTACGCCAAAATACAACCATAGAACAAGTCGGAAATAGCGCCGCGTTTCTCTGCTCTGATTTAGCTTCGGGGATTACTGGCGAAGTCGTCCATGTCGATGGTGGCTTTCATGCAATTGTTTCCATGGGTGAAAATACGCCGGCTTAATGTTTTTAATTCTTATTACTTAGGTCTACATCGTGTTTCGTCCCATTGCTTTATATATTGGTTTACGTTACACCCGCGCTAAACGACGTAACCATTTTATTTCATTTATTTCATTAACCTCAATGATAGGGATTGCTTTGGGCGTCACGGTGCTCATCACCGTTTTATCGGTGATGAATGGCTTTGATGAAGAAATCCGTAGTCGTATTTTTAGCATGGCTACACAA includes:
- the rpsR gene encoding 30S ribosomal protein S18; this translates as MSNYTNRRRKYCRFSAEGMTEIDYKDTNLLKNYITETANIVPSRITGTKARFQRKLTQAIKRARFLALLPYCDKHQYLV
- the rpsF gene encoding 30S ribosomal protein S6 — its product is MRHYEIVLLIHPDQSDQVPAMVQRYTTIVKNSGGDVHRLEDWGRRQLAYPIHKLLKAHYILMNVECGQEAMAELTENFRFNDAVLRQLIIQQDRAIKEASPLAKGKEAQGQENRREYARNSVEVSALADEHRD
- a CDS encoding polyprenyl synthetase family protein — protein: MDLTPIQSLVKADFARVDSLIDQCLHSEIPLIPQLAKHLIHSGGKRLRPLIVLLSAGAFGYQGEAHLQLAATLELIHTATLLHDDVIDASELRRGKKTANTLWGNSASILVGDFLYSRAFQLMVKVNNLRVLQSLADATNTLSQSEILQLVNCHNPELDETQYLKIVAGKTGILFSIAAEQPAILAERSEAEITAMLNYGLQLGIAFQLIDDTLDYIGSATRIGKAKGDDLAEGKTTLPLIYALQHADKNQAQLIHEAISQGERKYLKDIIHIIKASGAIDYTYQRAKEHAAKAIASLEIIPDSIYRQALATLAEFATTRAH
- a CDS encoding VOC family protein, which encodes MTISPKPNLQLVYVSDIERSTAFYKYIFNADPVFSSPRYVAFAADSKAAFAIWTGGAKPDRSIPRFSEIGIMLATNEAVENLFAEWEKNPDIKIMQELCTEVFGRTFLVEDPDGHIIRVCPFD
- the udk gene encoding uridine kinase codes for the protein MTQRCIIIGIAGASASGKSLLANTIVKELGSEQVAVIAEDSYYKDNSALTSEERTQVNYDHPDAFDHALLIDHLKQLQAGKSVEIPIYNHTLHIREQQTRCVGPHSIIVLEGILLFAELALRERMDIRIYMDTPLDICLIRRIKRDVVERGREMESVLAQYQATVRPMYSQFIEPSKHYADIIIPRGGENRIAIDMLKAKIRELLIDFSEKN
- a CDS encoding enoyl-ACP reductase FabI — protein: MGLLDNKRALIVGLASDRSIAYGIAEAMHREGASLAFAYQGEKLKERVTKMAKNDFNSELVFPCDVSSDEEIENLFKALGKHWDGLDILVHSVAYAPADQLQGDYLEHTNREGFRIAHDISSYSLVGLAKAAFPLMKDRPHGGAILTLSYLGAEKALQNYNIMGLAKASLEANVRYLANSLGPKKIRVNAVSAGPIRTLAASGISGFRKILNYNEAVTPLRQNTTIEQVGNSAAFLCSDLASGITGEVVHVDGGFHAIVSMGENTPA